A part of Variovorax sp. HW608 genomic DNA contains:
- a CDS encoding FAD-dependent oxidoreductase: MHRIQTLASLPQDAPFDVVVIGAGGAGMATALFAALEGRKVLLVERTSHVGGTTALSAGTTWVPGTRLGAGVNPRDTIAEAGRYLDNAIGARTSAELRQAFLDHGAEAIEALEAKTDVRFRACPRHPDYISDLGGSTVNGRALEPMPFDGRLLGELFPLVRPPIPEFTVLGGMMVDRTDINHLLGMSRSVASLRHSARILGRHAVDRLRHARGTRLVMGNALVARLLYSLAQRDEVSLALDTNVERIERAEDGIDSIVLKQGDARRTVRVRGGVVLASGGFNRDPARRAAMLPGVDIQWCPGAPGHTGEAHPLAEAVGARYGEGAMSPAFWAPVSRRRRADGSTGVFPHFVMDRAKPGMLTVNRAGERFVNESTSYHLFGLAMQKLQQGGQNSVPAFLVCDADALRKYGIGMVRPGAKGLAPYLADGYLVRGETIESLAQALAIDPVKLAQTARRFNANASQGIDPDFHRGSTVYSQNIGDASWPGPNPCLGPLTRGPFYAVRLYPGDIGAAAGFATDANARALDAAGAPIEGLYAVGNDMHSIMGGVYTAPGITIGPGIVFARLAARHAAARAARNAARAEPAEALGKT; the protein is encoded by the coding sequence ATGCATCGCATCCAGACCCTCGCTTCCCTGCCGCAGGACGCACCGTTCGACGTCGTGGTGATCGGCGCCGGCGGCGCCGGCATGGCCACCGCGCTGTTCGCGGCGCTCGAAGGCCGGAAGGTGCTGCTCGTCGAGCGCACATCGCATGTCGGCGGCACCACCGCGCTGTCCGCCGGCACGACCTGGGTCCCCGGCACGCGCCTCGGCGCCGGCGTGAATCCGCGGGACACGATCGCCGAGGCAGGCCGCTACCTCGACAACGCGATCGGCGCCCGTACATCCGCCGAGCTGCGGCAGGCCTTTCTCGACCATGGCGCCGAAGCCATCGAAGCGCTGGAAGCGAAGACCGATGTCAGGTTCCGCGCCTGCCCGAGGCATCCCGACTACATCTCGGACCTCGGCGGCTCCACCGTCAACGGCCGGGCACTCGAACCGATGCCGTTCGACGGTCGCCTGCTGGGCGAGCTGTTCCCGCTCGTGCGCCCGCCGATCCCCGAATTCACCGTGCTCGGCGGCATGATGGTCGACCGCACCGACATCAACCACCTGCTGGGCATGTCGCGGTCCGTCGCCTCGCTGCGGCACTCGGCCAGGATCCTGGGGCGCCACGCCGTCGACCGCCTGCGCCATGCACGCGGCACCCGCCTCGTGATGGGCAATGCGCTCGTTGCCAGACTGCTGTATTCGCTCGCGCAACGCGACGAGGTCAGCCTCGCGCTCGACACCAACGTCGAACGGATCGAGCGGGCCGAGGACGGCATCGACTCGATCGTCCTGAAACAGGGCGACGCGCGGCGCACGGTGCGCGTGCGGGGCGGCGTCGTGCTGGCCAGCGGCGGCTTCAACCGCGATCCCGCGCGCCGCGCGGCGATGCTGCCGGGCGTCGACATCCAGTGGTGCCCCGGCGCTCCCGGCCACACCGGCGAAGCGCATCCGCTGGCGGAAGCCGTGGGCGCGCGCTACGGCGAAGGCGCGATGAGCCCCGCCTTCTGGGCGCCCGTCTCCCGGCGCCGTCGCGCCGACGGCAGCACCGGCGTGTTCCCTCATTTCGTGATGGACCGCGCCAAGCCCGGCATGCTCACGGTGAACCGGGCCGGCGAGCGCTTCGTCAACGAAAGCACCTCGTACCACCTGTTCGGCCTGGCGATGCAGAAGCTGCAGCAGGGCGGCCAGAACAGCGTGCCGGCCTTTCTCGTCTGCGACGCCGATGCATTGCGCAAGTACGGCATCGGCATGGTCCGCCCCGGCGCAAAGGGCCTCGCACCCTACCTCGCCGACGGTTACCTGGTGCGCGGCGAGACCATCGAATCGCTGGCGCAGGCGCTTGCCATCGACCCCGTGAAGCTCGCGCAAACCGCGCGGCGCTTCAACGCGAATGCCAGCCAGGGCATCGATCCCGACTTCCACAGGGGCAGCACCGTCTACTCGCAGAACATCGGCGACGCGAGCTGGCCGGGGCCCAATCCCTGCCTCGGCCCGCTCACTCGAGGCCCGTTCTACGCAGTGCGGCTCTATCCGGGCGACATCGGCGCCGCCGCCGGCTTCGCGACCGATGCGAACGCGCGCGCGCTCGACGCGGCCGGCGCGCCGATCGAAGGGCTCTACGCCGTGGGCAACGACATGCACTCGATCATGGGCGGCGTCTACACCGCGCCCGGCATCACGATCGGGCCCGGCATCGTGTTCGCACGGCTTGCCGCGCGCCACGCCGCGGCACGGGCGGCGCGAAACGCAGCGCGCGCGGAGCCGGCCGAAGCCCTAGGGAAAACCTGA